The Stenotrophomonas maltophilia genome segment CATCCGCGTGCTGCACAGCGACGGCAGCATGGCCCTGTACGGCCACCTGCAGGCCGGCGGCATGCGCGTGCGTCGCGGCCAGGCAGTGGGCGCCGGGCAGCCCATCGGCCTGTCCGGCAACAGCGGCTTCAGCAGCGCACCGCACCTGCACTTCGTGGTACAGGTCAACCGCGGCATGGGCCTGCGTTCGGTGCCGGCACGCATCTTCGCCGAGCAGGGCCAGCTGCAGTTCGCCCGCCAGGGCGAGGCCGAGGGCGGCATCGGGCGCTGAACGGCCCCGGTCGGTATAATCGGGCGCTTATCTCTTTGAAAAGCGCCCCGGGCGGGCGCCACTGCCATGTCCGAAGTCGCCAACGAAGCGTCGCGTCGCCGCACCTTCGCCATCATTTCCCACCCTGACGCCGGCAAGACCACGCTGACCGAAAAGCTGCTGCTGTTCGGAGGCGCGATCCAGATGGCCGGTTCGGTCAAGGGCCGCAAGGCCGCCCGCCACGCCACCTCCGACTGGATGGCATTGGAAAAGGAACGCGGCATCTCCGTCACCTCTTCGGTGATGCAGTTCCCGTACGAAGACAAGATCGTCAACCTGCTCGACACCCCCGGCCACGCCGACTTCGGCGAGGACACCTACCGCGTGCTGACTGCGGTGGACTCGGCGCTGATGGTGATCGACGTGGCCAAGGGCGTGGAAGAGCGCACCATCAAGCTGATGGAAGTGTGCCGCCTGCGCGATACCCCGATCATGACCTTCATCAACAAGCTCGACCGCGAGGGCAAGGACCCGATCGAGCTGCTGGATGAAGTGGAAACCGTGCTGGGCATCCAGTGTGCGCCGGTCACCTGGCCGATCGGCATGGGCCAGCGCCTGAAGGGCGTGGTCCACCTGCTGACCGGCGAAGTGCACCTGTACGAGCCGGGCCGCAACTTCACCCGCCAGGATTCGACCATCTTCCCGTCCATCGATGCCCCCGGCCTGGCCGAGAAGATCGGTGCGCAGATGCTGGCCGACCTGCGCGACGAGCTGGAACTGGTGCAGGGCGCCAGCCATCCGTTCGACCTGGAGGCCTACCGCGCCGGCAAGCAGACCCCGGTGTTCTTCGGCTCGGGCGTGAACAACTTCGGCGTGCAGCCGCTGCTGGACTTCTTCGTCGAGCATGCGCCGTCGCCGCAGGCGCGTTCCACCACTGGCCGCGAGATCGCCCCGGAAGAGAACAAGCTGACCGGCTTCGTGTTCAAGATCCAGGCCAACATGGACCCGCAGCACCGCGACCGCGTCGCGTTCATGCGGGTCTGCTCGGGCCGCTTCAGCGCTGGCATGAAGACCTTCCACGTGCGCACCGGCAAGGAAATGAAGCTGGCCAACGCACTGACCTTCATGGCCAGCGATCGTGAAATCGCCGCAGAAGCCTGGCCGGGCGATGTGATCGGCATCCACAACCACGGCACCATTTCCATCGGCGATACTTTTACCGAAGGCGAAGCGGTCACCTTCACCGGCATCCCCAACTTCGCCCCGGAACTGTTCCGCCGCGCGCGCCTGCGCGATCCGCTCAAGCTCAAGCAGCTGCAGAAGGGACTGGCCCAGCTGTCCGAAGAAGGCGCGACCCAGTTCTTCCGCCCTCTCACCAGCAACGACCTGATCCTGGGTGCGGTGGGTGTGCTGCAGTTCGACGTGGCGGCCTATCGCCTGAAGGACGAGTACGGCGTGGAAGCCACCTTCGAGCCGGTCAGCGTGACCACCGCGCGTTGGGTCCACTGCAGCAACGAGAAGAAGCTGGAAGAGTTCCGCGAAAAGAATGCGCTGAACCTGGCACTGGATGCAGCCGGCCACCTGGTCTACCTGGCACCGACCCGGGTCAACCTGCAGCTGGCGCAGGAACGCTCGCCGGACGTGCGTTTCTCGGCCACCCGCGAAGCGGCCCATACCGTTTCGGTGGGCTGATGCCACGGGGTCGGATCCCTTTCCGGCAGGAAAGGGCTCTGACCCCAGCCAACGCAAGGCAGGCATTCACCCACCATACGGTGACAGGCGTGCACGTATCGCCCATCGCGGCGATGATAAGGGGGTGCGGGTCCCCCTCCCCGCGAACAATGCCTACGCCATGTCCACGACGTCCATTGCTTCGATCCGTGAAGAAATCGCCAGCGCCCTGACCCATGGCCTGGGCGCGGTATTCGCCCTGGCCGCCAGCGCGGTGTTGATCACCCTGGCTGCGATCTACGGCGACGGCTGGCAGCTGGCCAGCGCGATCGTGTTCGGTATCGCGCTGTTGCTGCTGTACACCGCCTCCACGCTGTACCACGCCATCCAGCATCCGGTCGCCAAGGGCCGGTTGAAGGTGTTCGACCACTGCGCGATCTATGTGCTGATCGCGGGCACCTATACCCCGTTCACCCTGATCGGCCTGCGCGGTCCGTGGGGCTGGGGCCTGTTCACCGCGATCTGGGCGCTGGCGCTGGGCGGCGTGGTGTTCAAGCTGTTCTACACCGGCCGTTTCAAGGTGCTCTCAACGGTGATCTACATCGCCATGGGCTGGCTGGTGGTCGTGGCGATCAAGCCGATGTGGGCCTCGATCGATGGCGGCACCCTCACCTGGCTGTTCGGCGGCGGCCTGTCGTATACGCTGGGGACCTACTTCTACCACCGTGAATCGATCCCGTACTCGCATGCCATCTGGCACCTGTTCGTGATCGGCGGCAGCGTCTGCCACTTCGTCGCGGTCACCATGCAGGTGCTGTAAATGGCCGCTCGACGGCGGCGTGTGCACGCCATGCACATGGTCGCTTCGCGCCCTGTCCACGAACAGGGGGCAACCATGGCAGCGTGAATGCTGCCGCCTCCCCTGCCGCAAAGCGCACGTCCCGTTGGCGCCTCCGCCGCCCCGGCCCACGAGGCCGGCGCTGGCTCACGATCCTGGTCTTCCTGCTGGCGGCGATCCTGATACTGCTCGCGTTGTGGGACTGGAACTGGTTCAAGGGTCCGGTGGAGCGCGCGGTACAGGCACGCACCGGCCGAGTGCTGCGCATCGGGAACCTTGATGTCGACCTCGGCCGCACCAGCACGATCCGCGCCGATGCGATCACCTTCGCCAATGCCAGCTGGGCGAAACAACCTGAGATGGCCAGCGCAGACCGCGTCGAGATCGACGTGCGGGTCTGGCCCCTGCTGCGCGGCAGCGTGCAGCTGCCCGAGGTGCGCCTGACCCGGCCGGACGTGCTGCTGGAAACCGCCCCGCGCAAGGGCGAGCCGGGGAACTGGGACTTCCTCGGTGACAGCGCCGGCGGCACAAGCCCGCAGCTCAAACGCCTGCGCATCGACGATGGTCGGCTGCAGTTCATCGATGCACTGGGCCGCACCGACATCCGCGTGGGCGTGCGCAGCGGTCAGCCGAAACAGGCCGATGCCTCACCGCCGCTGCTGGTGCAGGGCAAAGGCCACTGGCAAGGCAACCCGTTCACCCTGCGCGGTGGCACCGAATCTCCGCTGGAACTGACCGACAGCGACCACCCGTTCCGCATCCACCTCGACGGTCGCGCCGGCGCTACCCACGCGGTGGCCAGTGGCACGCTGACCAATCCGTTCCAGCTGCGGGTGTTCGACCTGCAGTTCGCACTCAGCGGGCAGGACCTGTCGGACCTGTACCCGCTGCTCGGCATTGCCATCCCGCCCTCACCGCCCTACGCCTTGGACGGACGGCTGAAGCGCGACCACAACGTCTGGCGCTACGACAGCTTCACCGGGAAGGTCGGTGACAGCGACCTCGCTGGCAACCTGCAGTTCGAGGTGGGACGCGACCGTCCACGGCTGACCGCGACACTGGAATCCAGGCGCCTGGACTTCGATGACCTGGCCGGCTTCGTGGGAGCGCCACCGAAGACCGGCGGCGGCGAAACCGCGAATGCGGAGCAAAAGGCACAGGCCGCCCGCATCGCCGCCAGCAGCCGGGTATTGCCCGACACGCCCTACAACCTGGGCAAACTGCGTGCGATGGATGCCGACGTGCGCTGGAAGGCCCACCGCATCAACGCGCCCTCGTTGCCACTGGACGACATGGACGCGCACCTGCTGCTGGATGACGGCGTGCTGCGGCTGGACCCGCTGAACTTCGGCGTGGCCGGCGGCGATATCCGCAGCACGATCCGCATGGATGCACGCCAGGCGCAGATTCGCACCGCATTGAAGGCCAGCGTACGCGGCGTGCAGCTGGGCCAGCTTTTCCCGGATGCGAAGCTGGCCGAGCAGGCCAAGGGCGGCATCGGCGGCGAAGTGGACCTGAGCGGGCGCGGCAACTCGATCGCCGCCATGCTCGGCAGCAGCAGCGGCAAGGTCGGGCTGGCGATGGGCCGTGGCCATGTCGGCAACCTGGTGATGGAACTGGCCGGGCTGGATATCACCGAGTCGCTGAAATTCCTGGTGACCGGTGACAAGCAGATTCCGCTGCGCTGCGCCTTCGCCGACTTCGGTGTGCAGGACGGCCTGATGACCAGCCAGGCACTGGCGGTGGACACCACCGATACCATCCTCATCGGCGAAGGCACGGTCAGCCTGCGCGACGAGACCTTGGACCTGCTGCTGAAACCGCGCCCGAAGGACAAGAGCATCCTGGTACTGCGGTCACCGTTGCATATCAGCGGCACGTTCAAGGACCCGTCGTTCCGCCCGGACTTCAAGGCGTTGGGTATTCGCGGCGCGGTGGCCCTGGCACTGGGCAGCATTGCCCCGCCGGCAGCGCTGCTGGCTACGATTGAACTGGGGCCGGGCAAGGATGCCAACTGCGGTGGGCAGTATGCGAAGTAGGAGCGTTCGTTCGTGGCGCCTGGATTGATCGTGGTTTGAGGGGGACGGGTGACCCAGGCAGGACACGCCCATGCCCTCAGCCTCCCCCCGCATCAGGAAGGCGCTGGTTTGGCTTTGGCTTTGGCTTTGGCCCTGGCTTTGAGCTTCGAAAAGCGGGCTGGCGGGCCGCAGGCCCGCCAGCGAAAAACTCATCCCGCCACGATGTACTGCTGCAGCTGATCCAGCTCGCGCCGCTGCGCATCGATCACCGACTTCACCAGGTCGCCAATGGAAATCACCCCCAGCACCTGGGCGCCCTCCACCACCGG includes the following:
- the trhA gene encoding PAQR family membrane homeostasis protein TrhA, which produces MSTTSIASIREEIASALTHGLGAVFALAASAVLITLAAIYGDGWQLASAIVFGIALLLLYTASTLYHAIQHPVAKGRLKVFDHCAIYVLIAGTYTPFTLIGLRGPWGWGLFTAIWALALGGVVFKLFYTGRFKVLSTVIYIAMGWLVVVAIKPMWASIDGGTLTWLFGGGLSYTLGTYFYHRESIPYSHAIWHLFVIGGSVCHFVAVTMQVL
- a CDS encoding AsmA family protein, producing MNAAASPAAKRTSRWRLRRPGPRGRRWLTILVFLLAAILILLALWDWNWFKGPVERAVQARTGRVLRIGNLDVDLGRTSTIRADAITFANASWAKQPEMASADRVEIDVRVWPLLRGSVQLPEVRLTRPDVLLETAPRKGEPGNWDFLGDSAGGTSPQLKRLRIDDGRLQFIDALGRTDIRVGVRSGQPKQADASPPLLVQGKGHWQGNPFTLRGGTESPLELTDSDHPFRIHLDGRAGATHAVASGTLTNPFQLRVFDLQFALSGQDLSDLYPLLGIAIPPSPPYALDGRLKRDHNVWRYDSFTGKVGDSDLAGNLQFEVGRDRPRLTATLESRRLDFDDLAGFVGAPPKTGGGETANAEQKAQAARIAASSRVLPDTPYNLGKLRAMDADVRWKAHRINAPSLPLDDMDAHLLLDDGVLRLDPLNFGVAGGDIRSTIRMDARQAQIRTALKASVRGVQLGQLFPDAKLAEQAKGGIGGEVDLSGRGNSIAAMLGSSSGKVGLAMGRGHVGNLVMELAGLDITESLKFLVTGDKQIPLRCAFADFGVQDGLMTSQALAVDTTDTILIGEGTVSLRDETLDLLLKPRPKDKSILVLRSPLHISGTFKDPSFRPDFKALGIRGAVALALGSIAPPAALLATIELGPGKDANCGGQYAK
- a CDS encoding peptide chain release factor 3, with product MSEVANEASRRRTFAIISHPDAGKTTLTEKLLLFGGAIQMAGSVKGRKAARHATSDWMALEKERGISVTSSVMQFPYEDKIVNLLDTPGHADFGEDTYRVLTAVDSALMVIDVAKGVEERTIKLMEVCRLRDTPIMTFINKLDREGKDPIELLDEVETVLGIQCAPVTWPIGMGQRLKGVVHLLTGEVHLYEPGRNFTRQDSTIFPSIDAPGLAEKIGAQMLADLRDELELVQGASHPFDLEAYRAGKQTPVFFGSGVNNFGVQPLLDFFVEHAPSPQARSTTGREIAPEENKLTGFVFKIQANMDPQHRDRVAFMRVCSGRFSAGMKTFHVRTGKEMKLANALTFMASDREIAAEAWPGDVIGIHNHGTISIGDTFTEGEAVTFTGIPNFAPELFRRARLRDPLKLKQLQKGLAQLSEEGATQFFRPLTSNDLILGAVGVLQFDVAAYRLKDEYGVEATFEPVSVTTARWVHCSNEKKLEEFREKNALNLALDAAGHLVYLAPTRVNLQLAQERSPDVRFSATREAAHTVSVG